From Lactobacillus sp. PV012:
TAAGTTACTTAAATCTCTATTTAATTCACTCGCTAAAGCCCCAATGAAAGTATCACCAGCCGCAGTGGTGTCTACAGCCTTTACAGTGAAAGCTGGTACAATTTCTTGCAGCTTACTAGTTGAAACATATGAGCCAGCTTTACCCAAAGTTATAATTACTCCCCTAACTCCTAAATCGTGGAAATAATCTGCACTTTTTCTCATCGACTCTTCATCCGTCACCGCAATTCCAGTAATACTTTCACTTTCAGTTTCATTTGGTGTAATTAAATCTGTTAATTCAAGCAATTCTTGAGGAATATCTTCTCGCGCTGGAGCAGGATTCAAAATAGTAGGAATACCTGCTTGACGTGCAATTCTGAAAGCTTCAATTGTAGCAGGAATTGGAGTTTCAAATTGCGCCACTACAAAATTACTCGTTCTAATTTCATTTTCAGCTTTTCTTACATCTGCTGGAGTTAAGTCAAAGTTAGCTCCATGTTGAATAATAATTGAATTTTGTCCACTTTCTTGAAGTAAAATATAAGCTTGACCGGTATTTTGGTTTGGGGTTACAGATACATATGTTGTATCAATTCCATTTTCTTTAAATTGATTTAACATATAACTTCCATTTTCATCATCACCAACACGACCAATAAAAATTATTTTGCTATCTGCACGTGCACCAGCGACTGCTTGGTTGGCTCCTTTTCCTCCAGCAGCCTTAGAAAAATTAGACATCGCAATTGTTTCTCCTGGTTGAGGTAAGTTTTTTACATGCAAAATATTATCAACATTTATTGATCCAATAATAGTCACTTTATTCATCAATTACTATATCCTTTCATCAGCTATTTTAGTACCTTAATTATATCAAAAAGCATCCCTGCTTGAGCTGCTTTAACTATTATTTAAGCTATAAAACTAATTCTAATCTTCAACAAAAAGTGCTTATCTTTTTTGATAAGCACTTTTAATTATTTTTTAAACTGATTCTTTACGTATTGAGCATATTTAGGCGTAGATTTAATTAATTCTTCATGTGTTCCTGCTCCATCAACAGTTCCATGATCAATAAAGTAGATTTTATTAGCATCAACAATTGTGCTCAAGCGGTGAGCAATTACTAATGTAGTTCTATTTTTCATTAATTCATTTAAGGCTTTTTGGACCATTGCTTCTGATTCAGAATCTAGACTAGCAGTAGCTTCATCAAGCATTAAAATTTTTGGATCACGTAAAAATGCTCTTGCGATCGCAATCCGCTGCCTTTGTCCTCCAGACAACTTGATACCGCGTTCACCAATTTGCGTTTCAAGCCCATCTTCCATTTCTTTAACAAAATTATCAGCATAGGCAAGTTTTAAGACATGCCATAATTCTTCATCTGTAACTTTTTGATCTAAACCATAAACCAGGTTTTCTCTAATTGTACCTGGCATTACTGCTGAATCTTGTCCGACTAAGCCAATTTGTTTACGCCAGTGAGTTAAATCAATATCAGCAATATTTTCATTACCTATTACGATTTCACCAGAAGTTGGTTGATAGAACCGTTCAATTAAGGCAAAAATAGTTGATTTACCACCACCTGATGGACCTGCAAAAGCAATTACTGAATTTGGCTCCGCTTCTAAATTAATATTGTGTAAGATTTGTTTACCATTTTCATAAGAAAAATTTACATTTTCAAATTTTAAGGCTTTATTTGCAATGTCTATTTCTTTTTTATCAGATAAAAATTCTTCATTTTCATTAAGAATTTGTTGTAACCGTTCAGTAGAACCACTTGTTTTAGATAACTCAGTAAAGAATTGACTGATAATAATTACTGGACTCATGATTTGGAAAAGGTACATTAAAAATGAAACTAGAGCCCCCATCGTCATTGACCCGTTCATCACGCGAATAGCACCATAACCGAGAATTCCTAAAAATAGAATCATCATCAGCATATTCGTAATTGGCTGAGTTAAAGAATTAATAAAAGCCTCTTTTACTCCTACATTATAAAGTTTGTGAATACGTTTATGCCCATTGGTAAGTTCATGTGTTTCACTATTAGAAGATTTTACTAAGCGAATTTCACTTAGAACAGTAGTTGAATCACTAGAAAACTTTGCTAGTTCATCTTGTCGCTGTCGACCAATTTTACGTGATTGTCTCATAATTGGCAACATTGCTAACACTAACAAAGGTACACCAACAAACATAATAATCGTCATTTGCCAATCCATGGCAATCATAATTACTAATGCACCAAAGAATTGAAAAAGTGATGTTAAAGCATTAGGTAAAGTTGATGCTAATAATTGTTTTACTTGGGAAGTATCGTTTACTAAACGAGATGTAGTATCACCAGTTTTATTATTATCAAAATATTTAACTGGTAAATGTAATAACTTCTGCCAAATTAATTCACGTAAGTTAGAAACGACATTTTCACCAAATACGCCTAACACATATCCAGAAATGGCACTGACTATTAACCCGCCAATAAAAACTATCAACGCTAAAATAATAAGTTGTGGTTTTAATGACTTAAAATTGTTAATTAAACGTTGGGCCAACTGGGGAACAACTAAATTTGCTCCTGTGCCCAAGAGACCTAATAATACCCCAATTATTAAACGTGAATAATGAGGATGTAACTTATTAATTAAAGCAAAAAAGTCTTTAACGCTAAATTTTGATCTTGAATTTTGTTTAAATTCATCAATATGTTCTGTTTGTGCTGAATTTCTCATTAATTTTTCTCCTCTCCAAATAGTTAGATACCTAACTTATATTTTATATTTAAACATTTAGGTATCTAACTGTCAACTACCTAACTAAAAATTATTCAAAAATAAAAGACACATTAACGTCTTTCAAAATCTACATCCATTTTTTCAAGATCATCAATTAGGTGTGTCATAGCCTCATTCAGCATATCAAGATCATGTTCATCAATTTGCTTTAAAAACTGATCATTAATTTTTGTAAAAGCTGATTCAATCTCTTGAGCATAATTTTTTCCCTTATCGGTTAAATATATCCTTTTTATACGTGCTGAATCCTTATCTTTTTTTCGTTCAATGAAACCATCTCGCTCTAAATTTTTCAACATGTTAGTAACAGATGCGTTTCTCACATGAAATTTTTCACCTAATTCACGTTGAATTAAACCCGGATTTCTATTTATGTAGGCAATAGATCGGGCTTGTTGCGAAGTTAAATGCAATTTTGATCCATAAGCATTATAAATTCTTTGAGTATTTCTCATATATAATCTAAAAAGTCGATTAGTCTTTTCAAATTTTTCTTTTTTGCTTACCATCCAACCAGTCCTTTACATTTTTCTTTTATTATAACAGTTAGATATCTAATAGTCATTTTTAGACAAAAAATCTTCCTATCGGAAGATTTTAAATTAACTATTTTTTAATCAGTAGTGCCAAGATCTAATTCATCTTCTACACTCTTATCTTCATTTAAATCAATCAATTCACCAGATACTTTATATACGACCCATTGAGCTAAGTTAACCACATGATCTCCAATTCTTTCTAAGAGTCGAATTACCATAAAGTAACTTGATGAGGCTACTGCAGCATCAGGATTCTTTTTAATTCCCTCAATAATTGCTCGCCGTGCTTTAACATATTCTTCATCAACTTCATCGTCTTTTTTGGCAACTTTACGCGCTAATTTTTCATCATCTTGAACATAAGATTTCAAGATTTGATCTAACATGAAATTAACCTTGGTTGACATACTTTGAATTAACTCTTCAACTTCTGGGATTCGCTTATTTCCTTTAACTCGAATTGTTTCTAAAGCAATTGAATTAGAATTTTCACCAATTCTTTCCAAGTCGCTGGCTGCCTCTAAAACACTAATTACATTTCTAAAATCAGTCGCTACCGGTTGCTGGAGAGCCATCAATTTTAAAGTTCTCTTTTCAACTTTGAGTCCCATTTTAGAAAATTTTTTATCATCTTCAATCAAACTTTGTGCTACTCGCTTGTCATGATCAATGTATGCTTGAGTCGCTTCTTCAATTTGTTCGCTGACTTCAATTCCCATCCCCATGAAACGAGTATTTAACTTCCTTAATTCATCTAGAAAAACTTCATGCATTATTCTTTACCTCAATTTTTATCCAAAACGTCCATTTAAATAATCACTTGTAAGTTGTTTTTTAGGATTCATAAACATTTCTGCGGTACTGCCGTATTCAATCAAATCACCATTCATGAAAAAAGCAGTCATATCACTAATTCGACTCGCTTGTTGCAAATTATGGGTAACCATAATAAAAGTGAATTCATGTTTCAAATTCATTAGGGTTTCTTCAACTTCAGAACTAGAAATTGGATCCAAGGCACTAGTTGGCTCATCTAATAACACTACTTTTGGATGAACAGCCAAAGCTCGGGCAATACAAATTCGTTGCTGCTGACCACCAGAAAATGCTTGCGCATTTTTATTTAGATCATCTTTTACCTCATTCCAAATAGCTGCTTGTTTTAAACTTTCTTCTACTCTTTCATCAATTAAATTTTTATCATGAATTCCCGATAGTTTTAAGCCATAGGCTACATTATCATAAACAGAAAAAGGAAAGGGAGCAGGTTGTTGAAACACCATCCCTACTTCTTTTCTAAGCTCTACTAAATCTACTTTTGGACTATAAATATCTTTATTTTCAAAAGTAATTTCTCCAGTAATTTTAACATTATCAATATCATCATTCATGCGATTAAGACAACGCAAAAAAGTTGATTTACCACATCCTGATGGACCTAAAAGTGCTGTTAATTCATTTTCATTAAAAGCCATAGTTATCCCATGCAAAGCTTCAACTGGACCATAGCTTAAATGAACATCATCTGCTGCCATTATTTTTGTCATAATTTCCTCCTAGCCAAAACTACCACGGATATAATCTTCTGTAATTTTTCCTTGCGGATTAGTGAAAATTTGTTCAGTAGTATTATACTCAAGCACATGACCCAAATGGAAAAAAGCGGTATAGTCACTAATTCGACTTGCTTGTTGCATATTATGAGTAACCATAATCATTGTATATTCTGAGCGTAGCTGCTTTAAAGTATCTTCTAATTTAGAAGTAGAAACAGGATCCAAAGCACTTGCAGGTTCATCTAATAACAGAACTTCAGGTTGAATAGCTAAAGCTCGGGCAATACATAAACGTTGCTGCTGACCACCAGAAAGAGCTAGTGCGCTTTTATCAAGCTTATCTTTTACTTCATCCCAAAGTGCCGCTGCACGTAGGCTTTCTTCTACAACCTGATCCAGTCTTTGTTTGTTTGTAATTCCATTTGCTTTTAAAGCGTAAGTAATGTTTTCTCTAATTGACTTGGGAAAAGGATTTGGCTTTTGAAAAACCATCCCAATATTTTTACGCAATTCATAAACATTAATGCTAGCTTTATTGACATCTAAGCCATGGTACCAGATTTGCCCTGTTACTTTTGCTACTTTATCATTCATTCTATTTAAAGATCGTAAAAAAGTGGATTTACCTGACCCAGAGCCACCAATCAAGGCAGTAATTGAGTTTCTCTTAAACTGTAAACTAGCATCAAATAATTTTTGGACAGTCCCACCATAAAAAACACTCAAATCTTTTGTCGAAACTATGGCATCTTCTGGTTCAAAAGTTTTGATATAAGTTTCAGGATTCTTATTTTCGCTCATTACACTCTCCTTTAAGACTTAGCTGCGGTTAATTTTCGATATAAATGATTTCCGAGTATTCTTGCGCCAAAATTAAATAAAATTACTACAATAATTAGTAAAGCAGAAGTTGCGGCAGAAACAATATTTGCATCTGGAATTATTCCTTCAGTGTTAACTTTCCAAATATGAACTGCTAAAGTTTCCGCTGGACGCATCACATTTAAAAAACTAGTAGCACTAAAAGGATTCCAATTGGTAAAATCGATTGTTGAACCACTTTGTCCAGCAGTATAAATTAAAGCTGCTGCTTCCCCAAAGATTCTCCCTGCACTTAAAATTACCCCAGTTAAAATTCCTGGTAAGGCAGCTGGCAATACAATACCACGAATAGTCTTCCAATTGGAAAGCCCTAACGCTAATCCAGCATCTCTTTGTTCTTGTGGCACACCCTCTAAGGCCTGTTCAATATTGCTTGTTAAAGTTGGCAAGTTAAAAAATGTCAATGCAATTGCACCTGAGATAATTGAAAATCCAAACCCAAATTGGACCACAAACAATAAATATCCAAATAAACCTACCACAATTGATGGTAATGAACTCAAAATTTCAATTGTTGTTCTAATCAAACTAGTAAACCAATTATCCCTTGCATATTCAGCAAGATAGATTGCTGCTCCTAGGGCAATTGGAATTGAAATAATCATGGTTAAGATTAATAAATATAAAGAATTAAATAATTGGTCTCTGACCCCTCCACCAGCTTGATAAGAAGAAGCTTGCGAAGTTAAAAAGTGCCAAGATAAATGAGGAACACCTGAAACCAAGATATTTCCAATTATTCCTACTAAAATTACTACTACAATACTTACTAAGGTATAAATTCCTGCAGTCGCTATTTTGTCACGTGTTTTTGCATTCATCTTAGTTTTGTCCTTTCTTACCAATTAGACGTACTAAAAAGTTAAATACTAAAGCCATTATTAATAAAAGTAATGCCAATGACCAAAGAGCATTATTAGGTAAAGTTCCCATAACGGTATTTCCCATTTGACTAGTTAACTGACTAGTTAATGTTGCTGAAGGACTAACTAAGTTATATGGCATCAACACTGCATTACCAATTACCATTTGAACAGCTAATGCTTCCCCAAAAGCTCTCGCCATTCCAAAAATTACTGCTGTCATAATCCTTGGAGTTGCTACACGTAATACAACTTTATAAATAGTTTGCCAATGTGTAGCACCCAAGGCGAGTGAAGCTTGACGATAATGTTTAGGTACTGCTTTTAAGCTATCAACAGTTAAAGAGGTAATTGTTGGTAATACCATTACAAATAAAACTAAAGTTGCTGATAAAATACCAAATCCAGTGCCACCAAAGAGATTTCTCATTACTGGTACGATAATTGTTAACCCTAAGAAACCATATACTACCGATGGAATTCCAACAAGTAATTCCATTACTGACTGAAGAAACTTTCCACCCTTTTTAGAAGAATATTCTGTCATAAAAAGCGCTACTGCAATTGCAAAAGGAGTAGCAACCAAGGCCGCTAAAATAGTTACCGCAAACGAAGTAACAATCATGGCTGCAGCACCTATATGATTTTTTCCTTCACTAGGTTCCCAATCAGAGGAGGTAAGAAAATGGAAGACATTGACATGATCTTGGAAAAAAGTTGCCAAGCCATGAACTGCGATAAATCCAATAATTGAAGCTACTAAGACAATAATTAAGATAATCGCTGCACTAGTTAATCCTTTTCCCCAGTACTCTTGTCTTGTTTCTTTAGAAGGTTTGGTTAGTTTTTCAATATCAACTTTTTCTGTGCCTAATCTTTTTAATTTAACATGAGGTACTTTTTGCTCAGCTAAAGCAGTTTCCACTACTTTTTTTAAGTTATCTTTTTTATCCATTTTTGTCCTATCTTACTTTTTAACAATTTGATTATTACTCTTTCGAATAACTTTCATATCATTCACACTGATATATCCTAAGTTAGGAATAAGATCTTTTTGTACTTTATTAGAAAGCATATACTTGATAAATGCCTTTGTTTTTTGATTGACCTTTTTCTTTGTATACATATGTTCATAAGACCAAAGTGGCCATGCATTTGTAGTAACATGGGCGTTTGTTGGAGTAACCCCATTCAAACTTAATTTTTGAATATTTTTATCATTTGCATAAGGAAAAGAAATATATGAAATTGTTCCTGGAGTTGAATTTACTATCTTTCTTACAGTTCCATTTGAATCCTGTTCTTGGGCCTTAATTGGTTTAGCATTATCTAAGGCAATTGCTTCAAAAGTTGAGCGCGTTCCACTTCCCTTAGAACGATTAATAACTGTTATCGGTAAATTTCTACCTCCTACTTGGCGCCAATTAGAAATTTTTCCAGTAAAAATTTCTTTTAATTGCTTAAGTGTAAGATTCTTAATTCCTACACCCTTATTAACAATAGGAACAATTCCCACTACAGCTATTGGATAGTCCACTAATTCTGAAGCACGAATTCCTTTTTGCGTTTCTGCATAAACATCAGAAGTTCCAATTTCTACCGCTCCAGCTTGCACTTGACTTAATCCTGTCCCAGATCCTCCACCTTGAACAACAATATTGCTATTTGCATGAGTTAAGCGATAGTCATTTCCTGCTTGTTCTGCTAATAATTGCATCGCACTTGAACCAACTACAGTAATTTTATCTGCTTGACTACATGCAGTGAGAATTGTGACTAATCCCATTCCTAAAAAAAGAAGGAGAAACTTTTTAAAAGTATTAATTTTCACTTTTCACTTCATACCTTTACTAAATCATGATTTAACAAAATACTTGTCTATCAATTCCACAGATTACTCTTCTCAAAATAGAAAAAAGCAAAAAAATACGGCTAGAAATTCTAGTCATATTCTTATAATTCTATTTTCCAGTTTCTCAACCCTGTCGTCAATATCTTTTTAAGCAAGTTAAAAAGTTAGGCTAAAATCGCCTAACTTTTTCTCATAATACTTTCGAAAGAAAGTCCTTTGCTCTTTCTGATTTTGGATGATCAAATACTTCTTCAGGTGTTCCCTTTTCCTGTAAATAGCCATCTGCCATAAACCAAATTTCATCAGAAACCTCTTTGGCAAATCCCATTTCATGAGTAACAATTACCATGGTCATGCCAGAATTTGCTAAGTCTTTCATCGTTTTTAACACTTCGCCAACCATCTCAGGATCTAATGCACTTGTTGGTTCATCAAACAGCATCATCTCTGGATTCATGGCTAAAGCACGCGCAATAGCTACCCTTTGCTGCTGACCACCTGATAAACTAGTAGGATATTGATGAGCACGGTCTTTTAAACCAACTTTATCTAATAACTCTAAGCCCAAAGCTTCTGCCTCTTTTTCATCCATCCCTTTTACCTTGACAGGTGCTAGTTTAATATTTTCTATTACATTCATATTAGGGAAAAGATTGAAATTTTGAAAAACCATTCCCAGTTTTTCCCGTAATTTATCTAAACGCTTTTCATCAATATGCGCTAAATCTTCCCCATCAAAGATTATTTTTCCAGATGTTGGAATTTCTAAAACGTTTAAGCAGCGTAATAATGTACTTTTCCCTGAACCAGATGGACCAATAATACAAATTACTTGTCCTTTATTCACATTGGCCGAGATATCTTTTAAAACTTCATTATCTCCAAATTTCTTTTGTAGATGTTCAATTTGTAACATTTTAGTCATGTATCTTCATCCTCTTTTCAAAGTAATTCAAAAGTCTAGTCAAAGAGAACGTCATAATAAAGTAGAGAATCATCGCAATAAAGAGTGGTAACACTCCTCGATAAGTCGAAGTTTGAATTAATTGAGTTTGGTACATTAATTCTGAAACCCCAATAATTGAAACTAAAGAACTATCCTTAAGGAGAGTAATTAATTCATTTCCTAAAGCTGGCCAAATATTTTTTATAGCTTGGGGAATAATTACATATCTGTATGTTTTAGCTTGACTCAAACCTAGAGAACGTGCTGCCTCTGTTTGGCCCTTTGGTAGTGAATCAATTCCTGACCGAATATCTTCAGCAACATAAGCTCCCGAATTAAGTCCAATCGCAATAATACCGGCAACAATTGCTGATAAATTAGAAATCAGGTAGCCAATTCCAAAATAAACAAACAAAATTTGGACCATTTGAGGGGTGCCCCGAATAAACTCAATATAAGCTACGGCAATCCAATGCAGAAGTTTATTACTGGACAAACGCATTAAGGCTAAAACAATTCCTAAAATAATTCCAATCAATACTGAAAAAATTGTAATTACAATAGTGTACCAAATACCTTTTACAAAATACATCCAGTACTGACTCATCTTATTTGAAGCTGAACTGGTTTTCATTGCTTTGGCAGCTGCAGGTAAATATTCTTTGTTAACTAGATCTTTATTTTTTATTTTAGTAATTGCTTGATTAACAGCAGTCAGTAAATCTGGTTGTCCTTTTGCAATTGCAACAGCGTTCCCTGGCTGGTTATCTTTTAAATTTGATTTAATTGCCGCTAAGTTTTTGTTGTTCTGGGCATAAGCCTTAGCAGTTAATTCTTCCATTACAACTGCTGAAACTTTGCCTGATTGCAATGCTAAAACTAAGTTATTAATCTTTCCCAATCCTTTTATTGTTGAATCAGGCATTTGACTTTTTACTAAATTATATTGCAAACTTCCTGTTTGCACTCCAATGGTTTGTCTTTTCAGACTTTGAATTGAATTATATTTATCTTTATCTTTTTATTTACCA
This genomic window contains:
- the pstB gene encoding phosphate ABC transporter ATP-binding protein PstB, which codes for MSENKNPETYIKTFEPEDAIVSTKDLSVFYGGTVQKLFDASLQFKRNSITALIGGSGSGKSTFLRSLNRMNDKVAKVTGQIWYHGLDVNKASINVYELRKNIGMVFQKPNPFPKSIRENITYALKANGITNKQRLDQVVEESLRAAALWDEVKDKLDKSALALSGGQQQRLCIARALAIQPEVLLLDEPASALDPVSTSKLEDTLKQLRSEYTMIMVTHNMQQASRISDYTAFFHLGHVLEYNTTEQIFTNPQGKITEDYIRGSFG
- the pstC gene encoding phosphate ABC transporter permease subunit PstC encodes the protein MDKKDNLKKVVETALAEQKVPHVKLKRLGTEKVDIEKLTKPSKETRQEYWGKGLTSAAIILIIVLVASIIGFIAVHGLATFFQDHVNVFHFLTSSDWEPSEGKNHIGAAAMIVTSFAVTILAALVATPFAIAVALFMTEYSSKKGGKFLQSVMELLVGIPSVVYGFLGLTIIVPVMRNLFGGTGFGILSATLVLFVMVLPTITSLTVDSLKAVPKHYRQASLALGATHWQTIYKVVLRVATPRIMTAVIFGMARAFGEALAVQMVIGNAVLMPYNLVSPSATLTSQLTSQMGNTVMGTLPNNALWSLALLLLIMALVFNFLVRLIGKKGQN
- a CDS encoding ABC transporter ATP-binding protein, yielding MRNSAQTEHIDEFKQNSRSKFSVKDFFALINKLHPHYSRLIIGVLLGLLGTGANLVVPQLAQRLINNFKSLKPQLIILALIVFIGGLIVSAISGYVLGVFGENVVSNLRELIWQKLLHLPVKYFDNNKTGDTTSRLVNDTSQVKQLLASTLPNALTSLFQFFGALVIMIAMDWQMTIIMFVGVPLLVLAMLPIMRQSRKIGRQRQDELAKFSSDSTTVLSEIRLVKSSNSETHELTNGHKRIHKLYNVGVKEAFINSLTQPITNMLMMILFLGILGYGAIRVMNGSMTMGALVSFLMYLFQIMSPVIIISQFFTELSKTSGSTERLQQILNENEEFLSDKKEIDIANKALKFENVNFSYENGKQILHNINLEAEPNSVIAFAGPSGGGKSTIFALIERFYQPTSGEIVIGNENIADIDLTHWRKQIGLVGQDSAVMPGTIRENLVYGLDQKVTDEELWHVLKLAYADNFVKEMEDGLETQIGERGIKLSGGQRQRIAIARAFLRDPKILMLDEATASLDSESEAMVQKALNELMKNRTTLVIAHRLSTIVDANKIYFIDHGTVDGAGTHEELIKSTPKYAQYVKNQFKK
- a CDS encoding MarR family winged helix-turn-helix transcriptional regulator, yielding MVSKKEKFEKTNRLFRLYMRNTQRIYNAYGSKLHLTSQQARSIAYINRNPGLIQRELGEKFHVRNASVTNMLKNLERDGFIERKKDKDSARIKRIYLTDKGKNYAQEIESAFTKINDQFLKQIDEHDLDMLNEAMTHLIDDLEKMDVDFERR
- the pstA gene encoding phosphate ABC transporter permease PstA; translation: MNAKTRDKIATAGIYTLVSIVVVILVGIIGNILVSGVPHLSWHFLTSQASSYQAGGGVRDQLFNSLYLLILTMIISIPIALGAAIYLAEYARDNWFTSLIRTTIEILSSLPSIVVGLFGYLLFVVQFGFGFSIISGAIALTFFNLPTLTSNIEQALEGVPQEQRDAGLALGLSNWKTIRGIVLPAALPGILTGVILSAGRIFGEAAALIYTAGQSGSTIDFTNWNPFSATSFLNVMRPAETLAVHIWKVNTEGIIPDANIVSAATSALLIIVVILFNFGARILGNHLYRKLTAAKS
- a CDS encoding phosphate ABC transporter substrate-binding protein; translated protein: MGLVTILTACSQADKITVVGSSAMQLLAEQAGNDYRLTHANSNIVVQGGGSGTGLSQVQAGAVEIGTSDVYAETQKGIRASELVDYPIAVVGIVPIVNKGVGIKNLTLKQLKEIFTGKISNWRQVGGRNLPITVINRSKGSGTRSTFEAIALDNAKPIKAQEQDSNGTVRKIVNSTPGTISYISFPYANDKNIQKLSLNGVTPTNAHVTTNAWPLWSYEHMYTKKKVNQKTKAFIKYMLSNKVQKDLIPNLGYISVNDMKVIRKSNNQIVKK
- the phoU gene encoding phosphate signaling complex protein PhoU: MHEVFLDELRKLNTRFMGMGIEVSEQIEEATQAYIDHDKRVAQSLIEDDKKFSKMGLKVEKRTLKLMALQQPVATDFRNVISVLEAASDLERIGENSNSIALETIRVKGNKRIPEVEELIQSMSTKVNFMLDQILKSYVQDDEKLARKVAKKDDEVDEEYVKARRAIIEGIKKNPDAAVASSSYFMVIRLLERIGDHVVNLAQWVVYKVSGELIDLNEDKSVEDELDLGTTD
- a CDS encoding amino acid ABC transporter ATP-binding protein, which gives rise to MTKMLQIEHLQKKFGDNEVLKDISANVNKGQVICIIGPSGSGKSTLLRCLNVLEIPTSGKIIFDGEDLAHIDEKRLDKLREKLGMVFQNFNLFPNMNVIENIKLAPVKVKGMDEKEAEALGLELLDKVGLKDRAHQYPTSLSGGQQQRVAIARALAMNPEMMLFDEPTSALDPEMVGEVLKTMKDLANSGMTMVIVTHEMGFAKEVSDEIWFMADGYLQEKGTPEEVFDHPKSERAKDFLSKVL
- the pstB gene encoding phosphate ABC transporter ATP-binding protein PstB — protein: MTKIMAADDVHLSYGPVEALHGITMAFNENELTALLGPSGCGKSTFLRCLNRMNDDIDNVKITGEITFENKDIYSPKVDLVELRKEVGMVFQQPAPFPFSVYDNVAYGLKLSGIHDKNLIDERVEESLKQAAIWNEVKDDLNKNAQAFSGGQQQRICIARALAVHPKVVLLDEPTSALDPISSSEVEETLMNLKHEFTFIMVTHNLQQASRISDMTAFFMNGDLIEYGSTAEMFMNPKKQLTSDYLNGRFG
- the rbsK gene encoding ribokinase, with protein sequence MNKVTIIGSINVDNILHVKNLPQPGETIAMSNFSKAAGGKGANQAVAGARADSKIIFIGRVGDDENGSYMLNQFKENGIDTTYVSVTPNQNTGQAYILLQESGQNSIIIQHGANFDLTPADVRKAENEIRTSNFVVAQFETPIPATIEAFRIARQAGIPTILNPAPAREDIPQELLELTDLITPNETESESITGIAVTDEESMRKSADYFHDLGVRGVIITLGKAGSYVSTSKLQEIVPAFTVKAVDTTAAGDTFIGALASELNRDLSNLKESVIYASKSSSFTVQSLGAFPSIPRRSTVEKALKEDELNG